Proteins found in one Oncorhynchus mykiss isolate Arlee chromosome 17, USDA_OmykA_1.1, whole genome shotgun sequence genomic segment:
- the LOC118940498 gene encoding uncharacterized protein LOC118940498: MSGGVNIKTISQAQPSSGLVSGIPLPQRITPLSKLDPKHQGGSALSNPTAQFQLSTKMHPSYSSSSSSFSNELLSGAALRGGICPTGSSSRVSYAPERGTISRSAYSSPQVPKRQTPPPRSKDTLDLRSSNALSQKSFRELHTRRNANGNWASGGVRHSRLDDNGDAQDALSKLSGGDLHSGQSRLSNTKAGNGNLISAVLMTTRQEQREPRNLSCHGMIAPKKDMSTNKHRASHLSQSSGGGTRQTVSVPRRGSEPARSNMATVAPFRFRLNVQDDDASSLEDLSDCSSDSMELCCDDLGESHSLVVSPHSLYSTSIRVGLLNSTTKYITA, encoded by the exons ATGAGCGGCGGCGTGAACATCAAGACCATATCCCAGGCCCAACCAAGCTCAGGTCTGGTCTCTGGTATCCCCCTTCCCCAGAGGATAACCCCCCTCTCCAAACTGGACCCCAAACATCAGGGGGGCAGCGCCCTATCTAACCCCACAGCACAGTTTCAACTCAGCACCAAAATGCATCCCTCCTACTCTTCATCATCTTCATCCTTTTCAAACGAGCTGCTGAGTGGTGCAGCTTTGAGGGGTGGTATCTGTCCCACTGGCTCCTCCTCCAGAGTCTCCTATGCCCCAGAGAGAGGCACCATCAGCCGGTCAGCCTACAGCAGCCCCCAGGTCCCCAAGAGACAGACACCACCACCACGCTCCAAGGACACCCTGGACCTCCGCAGCAGCAATGCTCTATCCCAGAAGTCTTTTCGAGAACTTCACACCAGGAGAAATGCCAATGGGAACTGGGCCTCAGGTGGGGTTCGCCACAGCCGTCTGGACGACAATGGAGATGCGCAGGATGCCCTGTCGAAGCTCTCAGGTGGTGATCTCCACTCAGGCCAAAGCAGGCTCTCCAACACTAAAGCAGGGAATGGGAATCTGATCAGCGCTGTGTTGATGACCACCCGTCAGGAGCAGAGGGAGCCGAGGAACCTCTCCTGCCATGGCATGATCGCTCCTAAAAAAGACATGTCCACCAACAAACATAGAGCGTCCCATCTGAgccagagtagtggtggtggtaccaggcaGACAGTCAGTGTGCCACGCAGAGGGAGTGAGCCAGCCCGTAGTAACATGGCCACTGTGGCACCTTTCAGGTTCAG GTTGAATGTCCAGGATGATGATGCCTCTTCTCTGGAGGACCTGAGTGACTGCTCCTCTGACTCCATGGAGTTGTGCTGTGACGACCTGGGTGAGTCACATTCACTCGTTGTCTCGCCACATTCACTGTACAGTACTAGTATTAGGGTTGGCCTACTTAACTCAACGACAAAGTATATTACTGCTTGA